A genome region from Pseudanabaena sp. Chao 1811 includes the following:
- a CDS encoding serine/threonine protein kinase, producing the protein MLSNLLDNRYRVTSVLGSGGFGETYLAEDTKMPSNRRCVIKQLKPVADNPQMYELLQQRFHREAVVLEALGEESRYIPKLYANFIENGLFYLVQEWIDGLTLTQEIERNGNWNEDAVRRLMSSILQTLIYVHERGIIHRDIKPDNIILRAGEPVLIDFGAVKETLNVSTIRSSSQQAHSIVIGTPGFMASEQAAGRPFFASDLYSLALTAIFALTGKYPQELGTDPQTGEVLWQSQVTGISTDLKAIFTKALQFDPRDRYNSAREMLNALQVSQVPNQSHPLQPVPIQPAMSNMQTVAVTPRGYTPPAIQNQPDIYVYQPQHDPKKKIFGQALATVIVGGAIGAAIALGVVVSQNGGIVAFWNKISPFNKPVDKKAFYFLADSAFEDKNYANLRVQALTSQGFKEAGAFWIPDYPNLGNSQYYQVYAVPFTEANSCINDLKTYVKRVPDAYCAFASLNAKDPVNRVTGDQFQSSTSPSATPTPTPTPTVTPSQKAKPSPEQFVKSYYSLVNDRQFQNAWKNLTPKFQSDRAGGYSTFTDWWRTIDKVSVNGSRLVEVKENSAIIDIDLTYQKGKALFPETLRMNLVWDEASGQWQINETKRQ; encoded by the coding sequence ATGCTGTCAAACCTTTTAGATAACCGCTATCGCGTCACTAGCGTCCTCGGTAGTGGTGGCTTTGGTGAGACCTATTTGGCTGAAGATACCAAAATGCCATCTAATCGTCGTTGTGTGATCAAGCAACTTAAGCCCGTTGCTGATAATCCACAGATGTATGAGTTATTGCAACAGCGCTTTCACCGAGAGGCAGTGGTACTCGAAGCCTTAGGAGAAGAAAGTCGCTATATCCCTAAACTTTATGCCAACTTTATTGAGAATGGCTTGTTCTATCTCGTCCAAGAATGGATTGATGGATTAACTTTAACTCAAGAGATAGAACGTAATGGCAACTGGAATGAAGATGCTGTCCGAAGACTGATGAGCAGTATTCTGCAAACGCTCATTTATGTCCATGAACGCGGCATTATTCACCGTGATATTAAGCCTGATAATATTATTTTGCGTGCTGGGGAACCTGTCCTCATCGATTTTGGCGCAGTCAAAGAAACTCTGAATGTAAGTACGATTCGTAGTTCTTCACAGCAAGCACATTCAATCGTGATCGGGACACCGGGGTTTATGGCTTCAGAGCAGGCGGCAGGTAGACCTTTTTTTGCAAGCGATCTCTACAGTCTTGCCCTGACTGCCATTTTCGCACTCACTGGCAAATATCCCCAAGAGCTAGGCACTGATCCCCAAACGGGTGAAGTCCTCTGGCAAAGCCAAGTAACAGGGATTAGCACTGATTTAAAGGCAATATTTACTAAAGCACTCCAATTTGATCCTCGCGATCGCTACAATTCTGCACGAGAAATGTTAAATGCTCTACAGGTTAGCCAAGTACCAAATCAATCTCATCCATTACAACCTGTTCCCATTCAACCAGCGATGTCGAATATGCAGACGGTGGCAGTAACACCTAGAGGCTATACGCCACCTGCAATTCAAAATCAACCTGATATTTACGTCTATCAACCACAGCACGATCCGAAAAAGAAGATCTTTGGTCAAGCTTTAGCAACTGTCATCGTCGGTGGCGCAATTGGTGCAGCGATCGCCTTAGGTGTAGTCGTATCGCAAAATGGCGGCATCGTCGCCTTCTGGAATAAAATCTCTCCCTTTAATAAACCAGTTGATAAAAAAGCATTCTATTTCCTAGCAGATTCAGCTTTTGAAGATAAAAACTATGCCAATTTAAGAGTACAAGCTCTGACATCTCAAGGTTTTAAAGAAGCAGGAGCTTTCTGGATACCCGACTATCCGAATCTCGGTAATAGTCAATATTATCAAGTCTATGCAGTTCCTTTTACCGAGGCAAATAGTTGCATTAACGATCTCAAGACCTATGTTAAGCGTGTTCCTGATGCCTACTGTGCCTTTGCAAGTCTAAATGCGAAAGATCCAGTAAATCGGGTGACAGGTGATCAGTTCCAATCATCAACTTCTCCTTCCGCAACTCCTACCCCCACGCCTACGCCAACTGTAACTCCTTCTCAAAAAGCCAAACCCTCTCCCGAACAGTTTGTCAAGAGCTACTACAGTCTCGTTAACGATCGCCAATTTCAAAACGCATGGAAAAATCTCACACCCAAATTTCAAAGCGATCGCGCAGGTGGATATAGTACTTTCACAGACTGGTGGCGCACCATTGATAAGGTTTCCGTTAATGGCTCTCGTTTAGTTGAAGTTAAGGAAAACTCAGCGATTATTGACATTGATTTAACCTATCAAAAGGGTAAAGCTCTATTTCCCGAAACCCTACGCATGAATCTAGTATGGGATGAAGCTTCAGGACAATGGCAAATCAATGAAACTAAGCGACAGTAA
- a CDS encoding BLUF domain-containing protein, with amino-acid sequence MKRLTYISSFSRSLSKREIEAIGHISQTNNSREGITGVLLSCNSIFFQILEGDEDRIDRLYEKILRDDRHSNILCLKSELNVSTRKFPDWSMEVIVLDENNDILLQPIKILLQTLGESQTILANYTQSGVLQAIENGINPLTLKPLYSDKIILFADIISFSGITEKLQVAEVVDLLNQFFTICTRAITARGGEVTKFIGDCVMAYFDGDRADDSLQASLDILAELELLRNQAPANSPLRVLYIGIGLSKGIVLEGNIGSQTKKEYTVIGDAVNVAARIEALTRQLNRFLVFSASVRAGLSDRWKPVRLGDFHTKGRESIVEVYSVDDILTFQKSDFHKLKQEIKQHLELISCQA; translated from the coding sequence ATGAAAAGGCTAACTTATATTAGTAGCTTCTCGCGATCGCTTAGCAAAAGAGAAATTGAAGCCATTGGACATATTTCTCAGACTAATAATTCTAGGGAAGGAATTACAGGGGTTTTATTAAGCTGTAACAGCATTTTCTTTCAAATTTTAGAAGGAGATGAAGACCGCATTGATCGGCTGTACGAGAAGATTTTACGAGATGATCGTCATAGCAATATTTTATGCTTGAAATCTGAATTAAATGTTTCAACCCGTAAGTTTCCTGATTGGTCAATGGAAGTCATCGTTCTTGATGAAAATAATGACATTCTCTTGCAACCAATTAAAATTCTTTTGCAAACTCTAGGCGAATCTCAAACCATTCTCGCTAACTATACCCAGTCAGGAGTTTTGCAAGCAATTGAGAATGGGATTAATCCCCTCACCCTCAAACCACTCTATAGCGATAAAATCATCTTATTTGCCGACATTATCTCATTTTCTGGCATTACTGAAAAATTGCAAGTTGCGGAAGTGGTGGATTTGCTCAACCAATTCTTTACCATTTGCACGCGAGCGATTACTGCAAGAGGTGGTGAAGTTACGAAATTTATTGGCGATTGCGTAATGGCATATTTTGATGGCGATCGCGCAGATGATTCCCTACAGGCAAGCCTAGATATTCTGGCGGAACTAGAGCTTTTACGCAATCAAGCCCCTGCCAATAGTCCATTACGAGTTCTCTACATTGGTATTGGTCTATCTAAAGGAATTGTGTTAGAGGGAAATATCGGTTCGCAAACAAAGAAGGAATATACAGTGATTGGTGATGCCGTCAATGTTGCCGCCAGAATAGAAGCTCTCACCAGACAGTTAAATCGATTTCTCGTATTTTCTGCTTCTGTACGTGCAGGATTAAGCGATCGCTGGAAGCCTGTTAGACTTGGTGATTTTCATACCAAGGGAAGAGAAAGTATCGTCGAAGTCTATTCGGTTGACGATATATTGACCTTCCAAAAATCAGATTTTCATAAATTAAAACAAGAGATCAAGCAACACCTAGAGCTAATTAGCTGTCAAGCATAA
- a CDS encoding BLUF domain-containing protein: MKRLTYISNFARSLTSKEIENIEIVSQKNNFREGITGILLSCSGIFFQILEGDDHQVDLLYEKILKDDRHHQVLCLKSEVNITERFFPDWSMKAIAIDENSEILLKPIKILLQSLGESKMALANYTHSGVLQAIENGINPLTLTPRYTEKIIFFADIMGFASMTEKLQVTEVAELLNQFFTICTSEIAAKGGEVTKFIGDCVMAYFDGDRANEALQASLDILSELEILRDRSPVNSPLRVLYVGIGLSKGTVLEGNIGSQTKKEYAIIGDAVNVAARIESLTRKLNRFLVFSAAVREGLSDHWKLLKMGDFYAKGREAIVEVYSIDNPLASQKSDFHHLKQEINEQLELIGKQTLASYKQRKTLFKLYDR, translated from the coding sequence ATGAAAAGGCTAACCTATATTAGTAACTTCGCGCGATCATTGACCAGCAAGGAAATAGAAAATATTGAGATTGTTTCACAAAAAAATAATTTTAGAGAAGGGATTACAGGGATTTTGCTGAGTTGTAGTGGGATTTTTTTTCAAATTTTGGAAGGGGATGATCATCAAGTAGATTTATTGTACGAAAAAATTTTAAAAGATGATCGTCACCATCAAGTTTTATGTCTTAAGTCTGAAGTAAATATTACTGAGAGATTCTTTCCTGACTGGTCGATGAAAGCAATTGCCATAGATGAAAACAGCGAGATTTTATTAAAACCAATTAAAATATTGCTACAAAGCTTGGGAGAGTCAAAAATGGCTTTGGCAAACTACACGCATTCAGGGGTTTTACAAGCCATCGAAAATGGAATCAATCCTCTTACCCTGACCCCACGCTATACCGAAAAAATTATTTTCTTTGCAGATATTATGGGCTTTGCCAGTATGACTGAGAAACTCCAAGTGACCGAAGTTGCGGAGTTACTCAATCAATTTTTTACGATTTGCACGTCAGAAATCGCAGCTAAAGGCGGTGAAGTTACGAAGTTTATCGGCGATTGTGTGATGGCATATTTCGATGGTGATCGTGCAAACGAAGCTTTACAAGCAAGTCTAGACATTCTTTCAGAATTAGAAATTTTACGAGATCGATCGCCTGTTAATAGCCCGTTGCGAGTTCTCTATGTGGGGATTGGACTATCTAAAGGAACAGTTTTAGAAGGAAATATCGGTTCTCAAACCAAAAAAGAGTATGCAATCATCGGCGATGCCGTTAATGTTGCCGCAAGAATCGAATCGCTAACGCGAAAGTTAAATAGATTTTTAGTGTTTTCGGCAGCAGTACGAGAGGGACTCAGCGATCACTGGAAATTATTAAAAATGGGGGATTTCTATGCTAAAGGAAGGGAAGCGATCGTGGAAGTATATTCAATTGATAATCCTTTGGCATCTCAAAAATCAGATTTCCACCATCTAAAACAAGAGATTAACGAGCAGCTTGAACTCATAGGAAAGCAAACTCTAGCGTCTTACAAACAACGCAAAACACTGTTTAAGCTTTACGATCGCTAA
- the rpiA gene encoding ribose-5-phosphate isomerase RpiA, with protein sequence MSISAEDIKKLKQEVGIAAAQRVQSGMVVGLGTGSTTAFAIEELGRRIAAGELTDIVGIPTSFQASVLGKKYGIPIRSLDDVDRVDVAIDGADEVDPHKTLIKGGGAAHTREKVVDSLASLFIVVVDESKLVDKLGSTFAVPIEVLPMAVAPVTRAVEKLGGKPDLRMGVKKDGPVITDQGNMVLDVTFDAIADAAELEKTLNNIPGVVENGLFVGVTDLILVGEFKDGKPQIREIS encoded by the coding sequence ATGAGTATTTCTGCTGAAGATATTAAAAAGTTAAAACAAGAAGTTGGAATTGCGGCGGCGCAAAGAGTCCAGTCGGGTATGGTAGTTGGCTTAGGTACTGGATCAACCACAGCTTTTGCGATCGAGGAACTAGGTAGACGCATTGCGGCGGGTGAACTTACTGACATTGTTGGTATCCCTACGTCCTTCCAAGCTTCAGTACTAGGAAAAAAATATGGTATTCCTATCCGCAGTCTCGATGATGTCGATCGCGTAGATGTAGCGATCGATGGTGCTGACGAGGTTGATCCTCATAAGACTCTGATTAAGGGTGGTGGCGCAGCCCATACTCGCGAAAAGGTAGTTGATTCCCTCGCAAGCCTCTTTATCGTTGTAGTCGATGAATCGAAATTAGTTGATAAGCTAGGTTCTACCTTTGCTGTACCCATCGAAGTTTTACCTATGGCTGTTGCGCCTGTAACTAGAGCTGTAGAAAAGCTTGGTGGTAAACCAGATCTGAGAATGGGCGTGAAAAAAGATGGTCCCGTAATTACCGATCAAGGCAATATGGTTTTAGATGTCACCTTTGATGCGATCGCTGATGCTGCTGAACTAGAAAAGACCTTAAACAATATCCCTGGAGTAGTTGAGAATGGTCTCTTTGTTGGCGTTACCGATCTGATCTTAGTTGGTGAATTTAAAGACGGAAAACCTCAAATTCGCGAAATTTCCTAA
- the cbiT gene encoding precorrin-6Y C5,15-methyltransferase subunit CbiT, producing the protein MSEPIWSYVTPGIPDELFERLPGIPMSKCETRLLILGQLRLKVDSILWDIGAGTGTIPIETGLLCPQGKIVAIERDEDVAGLIAINCKKFGVNNVEIKIGSAPECLTGLTAQPDRICIEGGRSVSEILEYSWERLQADGRAIATTNSLEGLYAISASFAKLQARNVEVVQCSVNRLETRGNRQVFAAISPIFIISGEKI; encoded by the coding sequence ATGTCTGAACCCATCTGGTCATATGTCACCCCCGGCATTCCTGACGAACTCTTCGAGCGCTTGCCAGGTATTCCCATGAGCAAATGTGAGACTCGCTTGCTAATTTTGGGGCAGTTACGCTTAAAGGTAGACTCGATCTTGTGGGACATTGGTGCAGGCACAGGAACCATCCCAATTGAGACGGGATTACTCTGTCCTCAGGGCAAAATTGTGGCGATCGAGCGGGATGAAGATGTAGCGGGATTGATTGCTATCAACTGCAAAAAATTTGGGGTGAATAATGTCGAAATCAAGATTGGCAGTGCGCCAGAATGCCTCACTGGGCTGACAGCACAGCCAGATCGCATTTGTATTGAAGGTGGGCGATCGGTATCGGAAATTCTGGAATATAGTTGGGAGCGTTTACAGGCTGATGGTAGAGCGATCGCAACGACCAATAGTCTCGAAGGTTTATATGCAATATCGGCAAGTTTTGCAAAATTGCAAGCTCGGAATGTTGAGGTGGTGCAATGTTCGGTTAACCGCTTAGAAACCCGTGGCAATCGCCAAGTTTTCGCTGCTATTAGTCCGATATTTATTATCAGTGGCGAAAAAATATAA
- a CDS encoding DNA gyrase/topoisomerase IV subunit A, with translation MAKQGQQQLDFWSESNGGKIIPTSLHTEMQRSYLEYAMSVIVGRALPDARDGLKPVHRRIIYAMHELGLLPDRPFRKCARVVGDVLGKYHPHGDQSVYDALVRLVQDFSSRYPLLAGHGNFGSVDNDPAAAMRYTECRLAAIGNEALLGEIEEDVVDFVDNFDGSEQEPAVLPAQLPMLLLNGATGIAVGMATNIPPHNLSEVIDGAIALIDNPNLPDEQLLSLIPAPDFPTGGIIMNEEGVREAYLTGRGSITIRGVASVEHFGGKGTGKRQKLAIIVTELPYQVNKSAWIEKIAELVNNGKIEGISDIRDESDRTGMRVVIELKKDIAPAVIIDQLYRQTALQSNFGVILLALKGSQPKQMSLRELLQEFLEFREETLSKRFRYELKKAQEKSHLLEGLVLVLQDIDRLIRILRFANNSALAKTDLQTEFALSETQAEAILSMPLRRITAIEQQKIREELETLQQQVSRLEKLLSDRRELMKFLKKELRDHKKRHSDPRRTHLAWQLRENNQNAIDVESSEENEPPKAKGKKGDRPIQQTIETEQVVASVPEKKSRASTVKQPKPAEVPLISLTTELNIPIAEPQDVTVQITHKGYIKGFENSSKISQSADLSDDVTIASYNTRSDRELVVLTNSGKAFALALANVPIVKGKGRGTPLITLLPDSTERIVSQFVWEKNPESKEGLVLLSSQGKIKRSPLAEFADITARGLIAAKFKEDDSLFWADVVSLDQELAIATSAGRILRLKADETQIPTVGRSAAGNIALRLGSSETQIGVSVLDLVAAPSSELILITAEGFAKRIAASNIRAAVRGAIGAQCFKFQSRTDRLVSMTAIAHPRLDLLVTFLIGQDNDVGLRTVQMPLGAIPLELPNSQGRSIFAGESDLVRSEKVIRVVI, from the coding sequence ATGGCAAAGCAAGGGCAGCAACAGCTAGATTTTTGGTCGGAGTCTAACGGGGGAAAGATCATACCGACTTCACTGCATACAGAGATGCAGCGATCGTACCTAGAGTACGCCATGAGCGTGATTGTCGGTCGTGCTTTGCCCGATGCCCGTGATGGTCTTAAACCAGTGCATCGCCGCATCATCTATGCTATGCACGAACTGGGACTACTGCCCGATCGCCCCTTTCGTAAGTGTGCCCGTGTGGTCGGGGACGTTTTGGGTAAATATCACCCCCACGGTGATCAGTCGGTTTACGATGCCCTTGTGCGCTTAGTACAGGATTTTTCTAGCCGTTATCCTTTGCTGGCGGGACATGGTAACTTTGGCTCGGTGGACAATGACCCTGCGGCGGCGATGCGCTATACCGAATGTCGCTTGGCAGCGATCGGTAATGAGGCTTTGTTAGGGGAAATTGAGGAAGATGTTGTTGACTTTGTCGATAACTTTGATGGCTCAGAGCAGGAACCTGCGGTATTGCCTGCCCAATTGCCGATGTTATTGCTCAATGGCGCAACGGGCATTGCCGTGGGGATGGCGACAAATATTCCACCCCATAATTTGAGTGAAGTGATTGATGGCGCGATCGCTTTGATCGATAATCCCAATTTACCCGATGAGCAGTTACTCAGCCTAATTCCTGCGCCTGACTTCCCTACAGGTGGGATCATCATGAATGAGGAGGGTGTGCGCGAAGCATACCTCACAGGTCGTGGCAGTATTACCATTCGTGGAGTTGCCTCAGTTGAGCATTTTGGCGGTAAAGGCACGGGCAAGCGCCAAAAACTTGCCATTATTGTTACCGAGTTGCCCTATCAGGTTAATAAATCTGCATGGATCGAGAAGATTGCCGAATTGGTTAATAATGGCAAAATCGAGGGTATTTCTGATATTCGTGATGAAAGCGATCGCACAGGAATGCGGGTGGTGATTGAACTGAAAAAAGATATTGCCCCTGCCGTAATTATCGATCAGCTCTATCGACAAACTGCTTTGCAATCAAACTTTGGCGTAATTCTCCTTGCTTTGAAAGGCTCTCAACCCAAACAAATGAGTTTGCGAGAGTTACTGCAAGAATTTCTGGAATTCCGTGAAGAGACTTTATCAAAACGCTTTCGTTATGAATTGAAGAAGGCACAGGAAAAATCGCATTTATTGGAAGGATTGGTACTAGTTCTCCAAGACATCGATCGCCTGATTAGAATCCTGAGATTTGCCAATAATAGCGCCCTTGCTAAAACTGATTTGCAAACAGAATTTGCCCTATCAGAAACTCAAGCGGAAGCAATTCTCTCCATGCCTTTGCGACGAATTACTGCCATTGAGCAACAGAAGATCCGTGAGGAATTGGAAACTTTACAACAGCAAGTTTCGCGATTAGAGAAATTACTAAGCGATCGCCGCGAGCTGATGAAATTCCTCAAAAAAGAATTGCGTGATCACAAAAAACGTCATAGCGACCCAAGGAGGACACATTTAGCATGGCAATTGCGGGAAAATAATCAAAATGCGATTGATGTTGAGTCCAGCGAAGAAAATGAACCACCTAAGGCAAAAGGTAAAAAAGGCGATCGCCCAATTCAACAAACTATTGAAACGGAGCAGGTAGTCGCAAGCGTCCCTGAAAAAAAATCTCGCGCCTCGACCGTCAAGCAACCCAAGCCCGCCGAAGTTCCACTTATCTCCCTGACTACTGAACTAAATATCCCCATTGCTGAGCCTCAAGATGTTACTGTTCAAATTACACACAAGGGCTATATCAAGGGTTTTGAGAATAGTTCCAAAATCTCGCAGTCAGCAGATTTGAGTGATGATGTGACGATCGCTTCCTATAACACCCGTAGCGATCGGGAATTGGTGGTACTCACAAATTCAGGTAAAGCCTTTGCCTTAGCCCTAGCCAATGTTCCGATTGTGAAAGGTAAAGGACGCGGTACTCCCTTAATTACGCTATTGCCAGATAGTACAGAGCGCATTGTCTCGCAATTTGTCTGGGAAAAGAATCCTGAATCTAAGGAAGGTCTAGTGCTGCTTTCTAGTCAAGGCAAAATTAAGCGATCGCCTCTTGCGGAATTTGCGGATATAACTGCCCGCGGATTAATTGCGGCAAAATTTAAAGAAGATGATTCTCTCTTCTGGGCAGATGTGGTGAGTCTAGATCAAGAATTGGCGATCGCTACCTCCGCAGGTCGCATCCTCCGTCTCAAAGCTGATGAAACGCAGATCCCCACCGTTGGTCGTTCTGCCGCAGGGAATATTGCTCTACGTCTAGGCAGTTCTGAGACTCAAATTGGTGTGTCAGTATTAGATCTCGTAGCTGCTCCTAGTTCAGAACTAATTTTAATTACCGCCGAAGGATTTGCTAAGCGGATTGCGGCGTCTAATATCAGGGCTGCTGTCCGAGGTGCGATTGGCGCTCAATGCTTTAAGTTCCAATCCCGTACCGATAGATTAGTCAGCATGACTGCGATCGCGCATCCTCGCCTAGATTTACTTGTCACCTTCTTAATCGGTCAAGATAATGATGTTGGTTTACGAACTGTGCAAATGCCCTTAGGCGCGATTCCCTTAGAATTGCCCAATAGTCAAGGACGCTCGATATTTGCGGGTGAAAGCGATTTAGTGCGATCGGAAAAGGTGATTCGCGTAGTAATCTAA
- a CDS encoding single-stranded DNA-binding protein yields MTLNKVHLVGRAGRDPEVKYFESGKVVCNFAIAVNRNTSNRDEPPDWFDLEVWDKTAEVAANYVKKGSLIGISGSLKFDRWNDRTTGDERQKPVIRVDRLELLGSRKDNEAASGGSSGGYDDDF; encoded by the coding sequence ATGACTCTCAACAAAGTTCATCTAGTAGGACGTGCGGGACGAGATCCTGAAGTCAAATATTTTGAATCGGGCAAAGTGGTTTGTAACTTTGCGATTGCTGTTAACCGTAATACGAGCAATCGTGATGAGCCACCCGATTGGTTTGACCTAGAAGTTTGGGACAAAACCGCAGAAGTGGCAGCAAACTATGTCAAAAAAGGCAGCTTAATTGGTATTTCAGGCTCACTCAAATTTGATCGCTGGAATGACCGTACTACAGGCGACGAACGTCAAAAACCCGTAATTCGTGTTGATCGTCTGGAATTATTAGGATCGCGCAAGGACAATGAAGCCGCAAGTGGTGGTAGTAGCGGTGGCTATGACGATGATTTCTAA
- a CDS encoding DUF760 domain-containing protein: MFNLGELNSSSNNLLLDYLKNQSPETLATVAQSVSPEAQQIINQNIQNLLGILPPSHFNVSITTDRENLAGLIGSAMMTGYFIRQMETRMQLDNSLASVE; encoded by the coding sequence ATGTTTAACCTTGGTGAACTCAACTCCAGCAGCAACAACCTTTTGCTTGATTATCTTAAAAATCAATCACCTGAAACTTTAGCTACAGTTGCCCAGTCTGTTAGTCCCGAAGCTCAGCAAATCATTAACCAAAATATTCAAAACCTGCTTGGCATATTGCCACCATCCCATTTCAATGTCAGCATTACCACCGATCGCGAAAACCTAGCAGGCTTAATCGGTTCCGCAATGATGACAGGTTACTTCATTCGCCAAATGGAAACGAGAATGCAGCTAGACAATTCACTAGCATCAGTAGAATAA
- the crtR gene encoding beta-carotene hydroxylase, which translates to MQQQGNALTVPIGLMGAAQGFNPTVLLLLGSIVLATASTTGYWVWGWDHWLVFICNFSSLYVLGTVIHDACHGVAHPNRIVNAAIGHISAILQGFVFPVFTRVHMQHHAHVNDEEDDPDHFVSTGGPLWLIAARFFYHEVFFFQRRLWRNYELLEWAISRLIVVAMIIFGYYHGFLGYMMNFWFVPAAVMGLLLGLFFDYLPHRPFVERSRWKNARVYPGRFLNILLLGQNYHLVHHLWPNVPWYYYESAYYQMKPLLDANGSPQTLGLLKMPDLAGFLYDVFLGIRFHSKHK; encoded by the coding sequence ATGCAGCAGCAGGGCAACGCCCTAACTGTTCCAATCGGTCTGATGGGTGCAGCACAGGGATTTAATCCAACAGTACTACTGCTACTAGGTTCGATTGTTTTAGCAACCGCATCAACTACAGGGTATTGGGTATGGGGCTGGGATCACTGGCTCGTATTTATTTGTAATTTTTCGTCGCTCTATGTATTAGGGACAGTCATCCATGATGCTTGTCATGGTGTAGCCCACCCCAATCGTATTGTTAATGCTGCGATCGGACATATTTCGGCAATATTACAGGGCTTTGTATTTCCCGTATTCACCCGTGTTCACATGCAGCATCATGCCCATGTGAATGATGAAGAGGATGATCCCGATCACTTTGTTTCTACAGGTGGCCCACTATGGTTGATTGCTGCCCGCTTTTTCTATCATGAGGTGTTCTTTTTTCAGCGTCGCCTATGGCGAAATTATGAATTGCTGGAATGGGCAATTAGTCGCTTAATTGTTGTAGCGATGATTATCTTTGGCTATTACCACGGTTTTCTAGGCTACATGATGAACTTTTGGTTTGTGCCAGCCGCCGTCATGGGTCTATTGCTAGGTTTATTCTTCGATTACCTACCCCATCGTCCCTTTGTCGAGCGATCGCGCTGGAAGAATGCCAGAGTTTATCCAGGCAGATTTCTCAATATCCTGTTACTCGGTCAGAACTATCACCTAGTTCACCACCTATGGCCCAATGTGCCTTGGTATTACTACGAGAGTGCGTACTATCAAATGAAGCCTCTACTAGATGCTAATGGCTCACCCCAAACCTTAGGACTACTGAAAATGCCTGATTTAGCGGGATTTCTATACGATGTGTTCTTAGGTATTCGCTTTCACTCCAAACACAAATAA
- a CDS encoding nucleoside triphosphate pyrophosphatase yields the protein MADSIFVLASASPARKKILENAGITPIVRVSYFDEDAIQVSDPTSLVLTLAQCKAKAVLPKVSQELSGQNALVMGCDSIMYLNGLVYGKPETKEVAIATWQKMRGNYCELYTGHCLIDIQNQRTVMRHGVTKVYFSDATDAEIESYVNSGEPLCCAGCFTLEKLGGLLIEKIEGCHTNVLGLSLPILRQMLKELGYSIQFSANGTIIR from the coding sequence ATGGCGGATTCCATTTTTGTCCTTGCATCAGCCTCTCCAGCACGTAAGAAAATCCTTGAAAATGCAGGGATCACGCCAATTGTGAGGGTCAGTTACTTTGATGAAGATGCGATTCAGGTAAGTGATCCCACCTCCTTAGTGCTAACACTGGCTCAGTGCAAAGCCAAGGCTGTTCTTCCTAAAGTATCACAGGAACTATCGGGACAAAATGCATTGGTAATGGGTTGTGACTCGATCATGTACTTGAATGGGTTAGTCTACGGTAAGCCAGAAACTAAGGAAGTTGCGATCGCTACATGGCAAAAGATGCGGGGCAACTATTGCGAACTCTATACAGGACATTGTTTGATTGATATCCAAAATCAGCGTACAGTCATGCGTCATGGTGTCACCAAGGTGTATTTCAGCGATGCCACAGATGCGGAAATTGAAAGTTACGTTAATTCTGGGGAACCTCTATGCTGTGCAGGATGCTTTACTTTAGAGAAATTAGGGGGATTGCTAATTGAGAAGATAGAAGGCTGTCATACTAATGTTTTGGGCTTGAGCTTGCCAATTTTGCGGCAAATGCTCAAAGAACTTGGCTACAGCATTCAATTTAGTGCCAATGGAACCATAATCCGATGA